In one Roseburia intestinalis L1-82 genomic region, the following are encoded:
- a CDS encoding type II secretion system F family protein, with protein MDYRKYRCNLWERLGCLAAGTAVAAAIAWLFYRSWYGMVLVIPVNYLIVSYYKNKKRDERAKKLMIEFRDAIQAVAAALLAGYSIEHAWKEAEREIMDLYGKEAMITKELIQMNAEIKLNRNVEEILHDLAVRSGVEEIQSFAEIFGFAKRSGGDFPQIIRTTAARISAKIEVEREVDTVIAGKKLEGKIMSVMPFFILAYLNLASREFIDPLYGNLAGVLVMSAALLVFVGAMAINRRISDIRV; from the coding sequence ATGGATTATCGTAAATATCGGTGTAATCTGTGGGAACGACTGGGGTGTCTGGCAGCAGGGACGGCAGTCGCAGCAGCGATCGCGTGGCTGTTTTACCGTTCATGGTATGGAATGGTGCTGGTTATTCCTGTAAATTATCTAATCGTTTCTTATTACAAAAATAAAAAAAGAGATGAACGTGCAAAAAAGCTGATGATTGAATTTCGGGATGCGATCCAGGCCGTTGCAGCGGCATTGCTTGCAGGATATTCCATTGAACATGCATGGAAAGAAGCGGAGCGGGAAATTATGGATCTGTATGGAAAAGAGGCAATGATCACTAAGGAATTGATTCAGATGAATGCAGAAATAAAATTAAACCGGAATGTAGAAGAGATTCTGCATGATCTGGCAGTGCGGAGCGGTGTGGAAGAAATCCAAAGTTTTGCAGAGATTTTTGGTTTTGCAAAAAGGAGTGGGGGAGACTTCCCTCAGATTATCCGGACAACAGCAGCACGCATATCCGCAAAGATAGAAGTAGAGAGGGAAGTGGATACAGTCATTGCCGGAAAGAAGCTGGAGGGGAAGATTATGAGTGTGATGCCATTTTTTATTCTCGCCTATCTGAATCTTGCATCAAGAGAATTTATCGATCCGTTGTATGGCAATCTGGCAGGTGTTCTTGTCATGAGTGCAGCATTATTGGTTTTTGTGGGGGCAATGGCAATAAACAGACGAATTTCAGATATCAGGGTGTAA